A portion of the Ricinus communis isolate WT05 ecotype wild-type chromosome 10, ASM1957865v1, whole genome shotgun sequence genome contains these proteins:
- the LOC125371404 gene encoding uncharacterized protein LOC125371404, with amino-acid sequence MNSEDFPPLERKENEQSKIPARPFIAKDTVQPADTLAPLSAAEEVLNWQTNNAVAQNQYLKKIDNRLSQVYEKTSSIEAHVTSFKQEALQLHTKLSVRLSKLEQEIQQILATQPTSPLFLQKDREILRLKEQIREIERDLYPTKHPVSSPLNFPISTPYPFISSVVPFKQYATVSDLVPRASKPTKRVSSKTPSSFSQPTKDKGPAKQQFAIQHTASASTESFVSDSDLSQFELQRSSSYSSDQETGTSVSTAESQVLGSHVLMNTQQEPDLTEEPDFTEETKDRESLSPESSLPPKPTSGFWQLGIHPDDRYKIAFCIPDAQYQWTVMPFGLKTAPSIFQRAMIRIFEPLLDTCIIYIDDILLFSKSAKEHEEPLQRFHSLVHSYGIMLLEKKSYIGQSEMDFLGLKLKNGQYEAGPHLAQELWHFPDENLSKKQVQQFLGIINYIRDFIPKAAAHTKKTPALSIPADDAQLILQTDASDFAWGALLLQEQNKKESLCKYVSGQFKDSELHYHSNIKEILAVKYAIQKCEFFIASRHFIVRMDNSNFPRILEFKGRQIPDKQLLRLKEWFSLYDFEVQHIQGNKNLIPDFLSRLSKPFTNPPSPSFFILMAQFSLPTTHPDQPANLSIPEFELWIYKRILAFYQDIVPHPEDFAASFPWRLFPTIIETFPSTSEQFWYLWYLTYLYHLPVELPLLQTLWFLHREENESHPA; translated from the exons ATGAATTCTGAAGATTTTCCTCCtttagaaagaaaggaaaatgagcAGTCAAAAATACCTGCACGACCTTTTATTGCAAAAGACACAGTACAACCTGCAGATACTCTAGCTCCTCTCTCAGCTGCAGAAGAAGTCTTAAATTGGCAAACCAATAACGCTGTTGCTCAGAATCAGTATCTGAAGAAGATTGATAATAGACTCTCACAAGTCTATGAAAAAACAAGTTCTATTGAAGCTCATGTCACTTCCTTCAAACAGGAAGCCTTGCAATTGCATACAAAGCTTTCAGTCAGGCTGTCTAAGCTTGAACAAGAGATACAGCAGATTCTAGCAACCCAGCCTACATCACCTCTATTCTTGCAAAAGGACAGAGAAATCTTACGGCTGAAAGAGCAGATCAGAGAAATTGAAAGAGACCTTTATCCTACCAAACATCCTGTCTCCTCCCCACtcaattttcctatttctacaCCTTATCCTTTTATATCCTCGGTTGTGCCCTTCAAACAATATGCCACAGTTTCAGATTTGGTGCCCAGAGCATCAAAACCAACAAAAAGGGTATCCTCTAAAACTCCATCCTCTTTCTCACAACCCACAAAAGACAAAGGACCTGCTAAACAACAGTTTGCCATACAGCATACAGCCTCTGCCTCAACAGAGTCGTTTGTCTCAGATTCAGATCTGTCTCAGTTTGAGCTTCAGCGCTCTAGTTCTTACTCTTCTGACCAAGAAACTGGAACCTCTGTTTCTACAGCTGAATCCCAGGTACTAGGTTCTCATGTGTTAATGAATACACAACAAGAACCAGACCTCACAGAAGAACCAGACTTCACAGAAGAGACTAAAGATCGAGAATCTCTCTCTCCAGAAAGTTCTCTCCCTCCAAAACCAACCTCTG GGTTCTGGCAGTTAGGCATTCATCCTGATGACAGATACAAGATTGCTTTTTGTATTCCAGATGCACAATACCAGTGGACCgtcatgccttttggcctTAAAACGGCTCCCTCTATCTTTCAAAGGGCAATGATCCGGATTTTTGAGCCACTTCTGGATACTTGTATCATCTATATAGATGATATTCTCCTTTTTTCTAAATCTGCCAAAGAACATGAAGAGCCTCTCCAACGTTTCCACAGTTTGGTCCACTCATACGGGATAATGCTCTTAGagaaaaaatcatatattggGCAATCTGAAATGGATTTTCTTGGCCTGAAATTGAAGAATGGGCAATATGAAGCAGGCCCTCATTTGGCCCAAGAATTGTGGCATTTTCCTGATGAGAATCTATCAAAAAAGCAAGTTCAACAATTTCTGGGCATAATCAATTACATTCGAGATTTTATTCCAAAGGCCGCAGCCCATACAAAG AAGACTCCTGCACTCTCCATTCCTGCTGATGACGCACAGTTGATTCTGCAAACTGATGCTAGTGACTTTGCTTGGGGTGCCCTTCTCCTGCAGgaacaaaacaaaaaggaatCATTATGCAAATATGTTTCAGGACAGTTTAAAGACAGTGAGCTTCATTATCATTCCAACATAAAAGAGATTTTGGCGGTTAAATATGCAATTCAAAAATGCGAGTTCTTCATTGCTTCAAGACACTTCATTGTCAGAATGGACAACTCCAATTTTCCTCGCATTCTGGAATTTAAGGGACGCCAGATTCCTGATAAACAGCTTCTCCGCCTAAAGGAATGGTTCTCTTtgtatgattttgaagtacAACACATCCAAGGCAACAAGAACCTCATTCCTGATTTCTTATCTCGCCTCTCCAAGCCCTTCACAAATCCCCctagtccttctttctttatccttATGGCTCAGTTTAGCCTTCCAACCACACACCCAGATCAACCAGCCAACCTGTCTATTCCTGAATTCGAACTTTGGATTTACAAACGCATCTTAGCCTTTTATCAAGACATTGTGCCTCATCCAGAAGACTTTGCTGCTTCATTTCCATGGAGACTTTTTCCTACCATAATAGAGACATTTCCCTCAACATCTGAGCAATTCTGGTACCTTTGGTATCTTACATATCTATATCATCTTCCCGTAGAACTCCCATTATTACAGACCTTATGGTTCTTGCACAGGGAAGAAAATGAGTCACATCCTGCCTGA